The genomic region CTGTTGGACGTAAACCTAACAGAGACAAAGTTGTGAAATAAAGATTGACTCTAAATGAAACCCAGATGTGAGGCTGTGAGCAGCACCGTTGTGTTTCCGTTAAAGCTCTGCGTACCGTGAACGTCTCGTTCCAGCGACGCCCTCAAGCTGCCGAGCTGCTGCAGCGAGCGTTCCTGCAGCTCCCAGCGCTCCAGATGTTTCCGCTGGGCCACGCAGCTGCTGCCAGCCAGCCgctgcagcaaacacacacacacacacacagatgagctTCAGGTCATCGATCTGCTGGTCGGGCTCGGGCTCGGACTCACCTCCTCCTTCTGTTCGGCCAGCAACTTGTCTCTCAACGTCCTCAGAGCCGTggccacttcctgtttcaacCCAGCGGCATGGCAACCATTGTGCCCTGTTCCCTTTGTGACCTgacagggtcagaggtcagaggtcagactgtGGATAGCACCTGTTTGTGACTGTGTTTTAACCTGAGCATTAGGAAGTGGTGAGGTAAAGGCGAGCCTGGGTtcagaaaaacagcaacaagacTCGCTGGAGAaacgctgccccctgctggtgacAGCTGCCGTTACGTTCTGCAGCAGATAATCACAAAAAGTAGCTTTAATAACAGTTAGAGTTACACTCCTTGTGCAGCGATGTGTTCAGACAGTGACGAGTGAGAACACGAGTTAGTGCCTGATAATGACTCAGAGACAAAGGAAAGGATTCCCACATGGAGCCCAGAGAACTAATCGTTTAACCCTCAGTGACTTCCAATCAGTgtttcagcttctttttaaaatttgatctCTCTGTACAATGGACTCCGAAAACTCTAAGGGTTGACCCCATTTTTCCGCGTGATCGAgctgttctttatttttattgttgcctGGTGATGAACTGATGTTCTCCTGCTCTGGCTGGACTCTCCTGCAGATCTCTGGCAGTAACACTGGCTCGGCTGCTGCTCTCAAATGTTTAGCAGTGTCTAAATATCCTTTGAGAAAAGCTGTGTCCACACCCAGCTTTGCTGCCACTCTGCTAGAGGTTCACAGATCCCAAAAGCTTAAAATGTTCAGTGATTACAAACAGCAACACTGGAAGGTTTCACGAACAGACAAACTCTCCTTTCACTACATGAAACTTCTGAAGCTTAGATTCTGAATCAGTTTGTTGCATTTGCAGTAAAATCTGTCCCTGATCTGTGTCCTGAAACTTGCTGCAGCAAGCAGAGCAGGAAGCACCTTTTTATtggccccctcctcctcctcttcactgTCGCTGTTGTTGATGAAGCACAGCTGCAGGTTTCTGTGGTTGTGAAAtctgtaaacaaataaaatgctttattttcttCACAAATGAGAGGGGAAGAAACGGTCATCAGCTAGCTGCAACTCATGGCCGAATCCACAGACGGTAACGGCACGGCCACGCTCGAATAAAAACAGGACGGCAACCTCCCCGTGACTACGGAAACTCAGTGGTTGCCAGGTGACCAAACTTATAACTTCAGACTGCCAACATGTTGCAGTCAGTCTGTAACAACTGTTATTACAGCACAGCACCACTAGGGGGTGTCATTCTACTATCGTGGTAGGAAGAGAGACCCCCAGAGTGAGTACAGCCCGTAGCCATTACAGTCGAGCTGGCTACTAACTTCTCACCTCTTTGTGAGGAAGACCATATCCCTGCAACGGGCTGACGCCAGCATCTGCCTCACCACAATCATTTATGCGACGCCACACGTTACCGGACGGTAACTTTAGCTGGAATTTACCGTGATTTGAAAACGTTCTGCTGAGTCATCGGATTATCAGAGTTTGGAAGAATTATCCGACCGTATGCATCGATTTGATgctggaaacaaaaacatcGCTCATTTCTTGCAAAGATGATGAAAATGCATCTGGAGGCTTCACGGTGGGACCTCGCTAACCAGCAAGTGTTGCTTCCTCCATCCTGCATGATGGAGCACCGGTGTAGGAGCAAGCTGGCCTGCGAGGTCACCGTCATCACTGGGCAACACTTTGACAGattcaaaccaacaaacacgaactcaacaaaaaacagagattaTCCACGACGCTTCATTACCGTGACGTAACAACTGCCACTCGACACCTCCTGaagtcttcctcctcctcttccccccAGACGTTGCTCCACACTCCATCTGGATTTCCCTCCGTCCTCAGCCCCGCCCCTCTCTGCAGGAAGACAACATAACCTGAGGATAATTCTCCACCGATCACCTGACGACTAACCATCAACATCcaggactgaaaaatgaagcatcaAAAGTTGCAGTTCCCCCGATGACCACTAGATGCTCTAAAGGTGCATCCAGGACTTGGACCGGAAGGTTTAGTCTTATTGGTTGCTGTGTTTGGTTGCCTTAGTTTCAGTATTTTGGTTTAGTTACAGAAGTTGACATTTAGTTGCAGGCATTGCTGGCTTTGCACTGGTTTTGTTGGTTCAGTTGCACAAAAACTTAGTGTAGCACTGTTGCTCTAGTTGCAGCAGTTGGTTTAGTTGCTGAAGCTGAGACTATTTTGTGTTGCTGGTTGCAGGGGTTGGTTTATTAGAAGACGTTGCTGTGTTTAACTGCAGGTGTGAAATAATGTTAAATTGTTATGAAACTACAAATATGGTTCCTACTGGCTTTAAAAACCAACCATGAACTAACGTTGGCCTTTCAAAACTTAGTGAGTGACGCCACAGTGgtcacatccatcttttatatacagtttatgttGACAACAAACCACTCAGACTGGTTTCAGATTTTTCTGTGCAGCAAAGCAAGggtgaaagaaaaaagtactccagcagcagcagattctCACCAATCACAGGAAATGTAGTAAAAACTAAAGTGTGATGGGTATTAGCCCAAAAAGCAGCACAGATAAGAGGCTGTCGCCCAGagcaaacaggaaactgatgtTGGGAAGTTCTGAGTGATCGTCGTGTCACCAGAGAACGTATAAACATGCAGCTGTGACACCAGGTCGTTgaaccacctcctcctccttgttTTAGCTCGGTGTGGATTACGGCAGCGGCTCTTCAGACACAACAAACACGATCTCATCCTGTTCAGGATCGAATTAAAAAACAGGGGAAACGGCAAAGACTATCAGGAACAAGCTCCTCAGAGACCTGAAGTAaagaggagagggggggggggcaaaccATGCTGGACACTACATTTCCCACAATGCAACTGAACAGCAGCAAACTAAAAATTTGAAGTGAAGCTTCTCTTTCAACCGGCAATGTTTACAGATGGGCAGTTTCCTGCGCTCAGCTCTGCTGGTTTAATTCTGCTCGTATTCCTGCAGATTCTGCTCTCAGGCTCTAACGCTTAGTTCCAGGTTACAGCCTGAAACTATGGAAACCACAGCTGGCTACGGATTGTGTGTGCTGCCCAACCTGTTGCCCAGTGGCTGCTGAAGGTGGCTGGCTGCTGCTAGGTGGTCGCTAAGAAGGCGATGCACCAAAAACCGccttgtttttgcttgtttttgtttttactttaaaattcgAACTAACTGCTGGAATCTCTCGTGGAcattagatgaactgcaggttttggtgcttgatttttccttctttgtccagcgaagtgcatcatgggaaatgtagtctttCCCACTGACTGAGAAACAGAGCCTCAAACTCTGAACATTATCTatagctgacctttgacctttcccTCCGCTCCTGCTCCTGTTTCTCCAGCTCAGCTATCCGCTGGCTCAGTTCCTCCCAGTGCATGATGGGAAGGTCCTGGTCCAGAGAAGATGCCTCCATGGGGTGATCCTGATGAAGCTccttctcctccccctcctcttcctcctccttctcctcagacgcctctttctctccctccatcctccttgAATGAACCAAAGCAAGATCAACAAAAAGTAAACAATAACATGTGTAAACACAGAAAGCAACAAACAgcgttgttttcatttaaaaactctGAAGACCAAGGTGGAAACTCAAACCTACAGAATGTCTGAGACGATTTATCCACAACACTCATTAACATGTTGCAGTTTTTTCTACTCCTGGATCTGTAAGAAGTCACACAGAGAAATACCTTATATGGTTATCTCAGGCAGCAAAGCCCCACCCATTTGCATTCTGTTTATGAGTGGCAGCCAATAATATGGAAGTGGCTTAAAGAGGGAGGGGCTAAAATGCTGTGCCACCG from Astatotilapia calliptera chromosome 10, fAstCal1.2, whole genome shotgun sequence harbors:
- the LOC113030642 gene encoding schwannomin-interacting protein 1; the encoded protein is MEGEKEASEEKEEEEEGEEKELHQDHPMEASSLDQDLPIMHWEELSQRIAELEKQEQERRERSKRGAGLRTEGNPDGVWSNVWGEEEEEDFRRCRVAVVTSRFHNHRNLQLCFINNSDSEEEEEGANKKVTKGTGHNGCHAAGLKQEVATALRTLRDKLLAEQKEERLAGSSCVAQRKHLERWELQERSLQQLGSLRASLERDVHALSSELVAHLLVRDQLRTKQDAMLLDVQDLT